tcaaataaaTACGTAATTATTAAGTAAGGAAAATAAAAccattggtttattaaaatttataagcatATAATGTTATTAGCCTAAGTGTTATTACGTAATTCACATAAATAACATGGCATCAACAGCCCCTGGTATAACCAGTAGaacttaaaatatcattattgataaaaatgttcacttatggatataaactttaaatgttcaaacaaaaaaaataaataataaaacctacaACAGGGTATTAATATAACACATCTACCGAGATTTGATTTATGTATTAAGTCtttcatataattgtatatatataaaattcaatttatttgtatttggttgtttctttcacatatgtgtttaaataaccaaactaacacatgatcagaagaccaaatacctgtcaaatgacttttattttttcattaaatttgtataagtggcaatagcctaattttatttcaataagcattgaatcacaacaagtacttgctccgccgggattcgaacccggatctctaacttgccgggtgaatgtgctaccattacaccacagagcccttactttttaggattcaattaatttgtatttggccgtttctttttcacataatagtgtttaaataaccaaactaacatatgatcggaagaccaaatacctgtaaaatgatttttattttttcattaaatttgtataagtggcaatagcctaatttaatttcaataattttagaataaaaaaagtactttttgtaatggtagcacattcacccggcaagtgagagatccgggttcgagtcccggtggcaGACGCTCgtgttggtgagttcacggaccaTGTTAAACCAAAAGAAGATAgatatcgcgaagccgctgggctAGGGGGTTAGCGTATTCCAGAACGTCGATTTTGAAGTCACCAATGATGATGAACctcaataattttgaatgaaaaaagtGTTTCAAAGTTCTCAAATAATGTTGTGCTGCACCCATTTGGAGATCTTTACAAGCCAATTACTGTGATTTTcccaatgtattttttatcaagttttaccaCTTCAAAGTATAATCCACTGCTATAATCCACTTTTAATGGCTGGTGTAATATGCTGTTCTGGTGTAATAAAAACCAGGTGAATagaatttacagatttattttcgTGATAAACTATTAAAACAGTATTGACGTCTTagaaattttactacaaatttcaGTTGAAATTATAACTATGATTttggtaactttttaaatatcaatgaaaaGTATGTTCTTTACTCATACTTTATCTCATATCTTTAATGATAAAAGAACTATCTCAGAAAATAATGaagaacataatttttattgatattattatttctgaGATAGTTCTTAGGGTTAGATAAATTATTGTGTTagtcttgtttatttttataaaagccatACACTGTAACTTGAAggtaactaattttgtaaaaaaatatatatatatatataatatagtttatatgaaTTAGTCTACTCatcaatatgaaaattattttcttcatcagatACTATTGtaagttgaaaattataattattgttcaatgcggcttttaaaatacaaagttttaaatgtacCTTTATTATATTGCAGCCGGAGAAAGTGACTGTAACCCCAAAAAGCCACACGCAGACAATACTCTACCAACGAATGAATACACGGCCATTACATCTTTACAGTACAAACCGTTTCAATTGGCATTTAACGAATATAAGATTATGCTTGAAGTAAAAAATGCTCAAGTTGGAAAATCttcaataaatttttcatatgtaagtaaataaatattttacccatttctttgttagtaatattaatttaatagtactatactatttattacattgaagTGTGTCAAGGCGTTTTACACGTAGAATTGTAACAGGTTCACGACAGCAGTGGAGCGGTTTCGACTTACAGTTACGTTGCACCAaacgttacatttattttgttacgttTGGTCACATGGCACATATCGGATTTGTTTCAAACCAACTTGCCTAAATCAAAAGGCCTACATATTAAagctatttatttactttttagaattaaatattacGACCAATATCAAatattgtatgataaaaatattgtggtttggaagataaaaataaacaacaatggtTAGGGCTTGAGCAGAAGCTTAATGAAGACCCTTtcttataaatcaatattaatataatttccttTGGACTATCTTATTCTcagcaaaacaaaatattgtggtttggaagataaaaataaacaacaatggtTCGGGCATGAACAGAAGCCTAATGAAGACccttttttataaatcaatattaatataatttccttTGGACTATCTTATTCTcagcaaaacaaaatattgatttccTTATTACGTCCAAGCCCTTGAAACCATTTTCTAGATATtctttactgttattatttatacagatttgATACAATTCATATGAttgtctaaaaatgtattttatttgagaaaGAAAGAAGGGAATCTATAATATAATAGAGATGTCTTACTTACTCATAGCAATTAAGAaagtttaaacagtattttgcatttttttagcAGGTTTATCGAATGAGGTTTTTTTGGAGGAAGAAAATCGATCGTCAAATTTCGCTCAGTACTAACAGGAGTAACAGTTGCTTTCAGTGCCATTATTTCAAACGTCTCATAAGGGGGGGATTCCcgatttattaaagaattttcaatgataaaacgtttttaacacgacatacaaacaaagaacaaaacGATAGAAATTTCAGGGCTTCTTGAATGCTATAACACAGAAGCACTCTCTATAATTCCAACGTCAAGGAAATCATCGAACAACCGAAAAGCAGGAAATTCTTCTCATCACTAAGATATTACGTTGAAGAATAATGCTGATGTCAGACTGACAGGAGTGTAATGGCGGTGCATGCCAAGACTAGGCTTAGGAAGTACATGTTTGATTTCTAAACCAACAGTGGCAAATATAATTCCGTAATTTTTGTCCGTAGTATCACACCAGTTTCGcagaaataacttaaatattatttaatattcataaatttaatttataaacaccaCTTTAAAAACCCAGTATTAATAAACAAATCgcatacagttttatttatattttaatttgtatttattatgattataatgTAAATGTCTGTTTTATATTTCAGTGCTACATAAAAATAGCAGATTTGCCCTTAGTTGCTGTTATAGATGGAAGCAACGAAAGAAAAATTTACCGGAAACATGGTTTATATTTGAGTGCAAGTAGGTCACATGATCCAAATCAGCCAGCAAATAATCAATCCCACATATTCGTTACGTGGACATGTGTCAGTTCCAATGACC
The Homalodisca vitripennis isolate AUS2020 chromosome 4, UT_GWSS_2.1, whole genome shotgun sequence DNA segment above includes these coding regions:
- the LOC124361504 gene encoding uncharacterized protein LOC124361504, whose translation is MIHCGSSIDNPIKYYRSSNIEIQSSVRYISDGSYVSTSVYKPDCAQSATSTWKIWQTGESDCNPKKPHADNTLPTNEYTAITSLQYKPFQLAFNEYKIMLEVKNAQVGKSSINFSYCYIKIADLPLVAVIDGSNERKIYRKHGLYLSASRSHDPNQPANNQSHIFVTWTCVSSNDPEGVSEVCKPKKLTRKNFYSLY